A window of Drosophila subobscura isolate 14011-0131.10 chromosome E, UCBerk_Dsub_1.0, whole genome shotgun sequence contains these coding sequences:
- the LOC117890915 gene encoding CCR4-NOT transcription complex subunit 1 isoform X5 — MNVENQLKTPPTQLRNLVKHVNKRNFNETSEQINQFIKDHGLEADRSSLRYLFTAINFSDPSPSVSAQLQAKLLGAQLQRQLQSSSFVSNICFAFDQHFANSQKSLKPSEIAEFIGQVCRLTGVNKLCECIIALAVTHSSHPELRDSAKEVLRGSISELLDSYLGNSNSSSATSGLQDISIDLLQYLLCCLNQYVTPKLQGQFLIKLREEFPRQAVPLILAPFLYGSTTAATSNPVGASASETDAEAEATTTTETASSISSDTDALNEVGIEDIYDHLSEIIFTNQGKNNIMDTSWINLILEIGYEFTSSVEECKNHLCSRERGERTELQPKDVAKIVGLMCRRHSSLLDCNVNLPTPANFWPGQGQGGGSNSSGSSQAQAATPQQGQNSSSNSNNNDGASDAGGSSSSDKKDKKETTDATQTWKPDVFVQALKELVPQLNWKDVCMELDHPEFVLKDRIGLDLLLTIVRLATQSNIFPHPECIYRHWANTEGQLSLISTLLKNPDLFSFADFVFSQPTLDVLKTAPDADNKEITTWKSLHLVEVLLSIADKGYYTQVHELFKFPAQNCPDVLFLALLHINPPLTPLRQDLFNLLIPTFLNNHPNSNVILASAWSSTNFPLRPNIMNAMSEWYLRSSDFDQVKLSRILDLAQDLKALSSLLNARSFLFIIDLACLASRREYLKLEKWLTDKIRDHGEPFMQAMIKVLLRRCPQVANAKVPEEQMPPKQAQLLPETVTTMINCLQTCINNCMQPEMVEMIMQMTANVAIMANKARAQQQQQQQQQQQQQQQQQQQPPPPPLAEVDAAQAAAMMMNAAGGGSNNTSGSVASPSLPIDPSQVSLPPPEPRYSYVDVNVTNFQLIAQQLVLPPNIPFLHANPGIKHIVINAVERTITDWLQPVVDRSIRIACATTEQIIRKDFALDADENRMRTAAHQMVRNLAAGMAMITGKDEIARAISQNLHKAFVSALTGMPSLSEIQAASMQLASENVELVCAFIQKTSAEKAALEIDRRLSTDIETRKIAREEGSRFVDAQILSYQQERLPEAVRIKVGAAPATLYAVYSEFARTIPGFQQMSDRDIALFAPKPQDLPPPNVFANDDSSMVYAEVAAKMEAFMNTAINVPTLQLQASKMHMLLNALMATRRQRDQESAFTLLTRAVEGLAEGLVNVQDHMEQMKLYRDIHLRILSLLHNSFGAPNTERAVTKCFFEIREEVRFNVEAARALITAHFVNLNQFDGMLRDCMDNGNNYMAISFGIGLIERLIVEDRAINIVSDNEFMATVELLGRLTQHRHRYPECIVNAIDTLWSGNFNSTADYSPFNSNERSLSGASHYIHSGMHHVRSCDTDDPPGLQEKTEFLLKDWVALYAQQTQQTTRDARNFGAFVQKMNTYGILKTDDLITRFFRQATNICTDVVYRMFADPSMPINQAKNKIFQWIDAFVHLIAMLVRHSGEPGNPTTKINLLNKVLGIVLGTLLKDHEMRGVSFQQVGYHRFFMMLFMELCSADVNLDSLMHSIVSAFAYTYHLLSPSVAPGFCFAWLELISHRVFLGRILVQIPGQKGWLLYATLLQDLFKYLAPFLRNTELGKPVQLLYKGTLRVLLVLLHDFPEFLCDYHFGFCDTIPPNCVQMRNIILSAFPRNMRLPDPFTPNLKVDMLSDSSNAPKVLSSYIVNIQPPNFKKDLDSYLKARAPVTFLSELRGHLQVTTEPGTRYNMTLMNALVMYVGTQAIALIRNKNFVPNTSNIAHSAHMDIFQNLAVDLDTEGRYLFLNAIANQLRYPNSHTHYFSCAVLHLFAEANSEAIQEQITRVLLERLIVNRPHPWGLLITFIELIKNPIYKFWDHDFVHCAPEITKLFESVARSCLAKSNVTQQLNMAAIDGESQEVANIN, encoded by the exons ATGAACGTAGAGAACCAATTGAAAACACCGCCAACGCAGCTTCGTAATTTGGTCAAACACGTAAACAAGCGCAATTTTAATGAAACCAGCGAGCAAATAAACCAG TTCATCAAAGACCACGGCCTGGAAGCGGATCGTAGCAGTCTGCGCTATCTGTTCACTGCGATCAACTTCAGTGACCCATCGCCGAGCGTCTCCGCCCAGTTGCAGGCCAAATTACTGGGCGCTCAGTTGCAGCGGCAGTTGCAAAGCTCCTCGTTTGTGTCCAACATCTGCTTCGCGTTTGACCAGCACTTTGCCAACAGCCAAAAG TCGCTGAAGCCGTCAGAGATAGCAGAGTTCATTGGCCAGGTGTGCAGACTGACCGGCGTAAACAAGCTCTGCGAGTGCATAATTGCCTTGGCGGTGACCCACTCGTCGCATCCAGAACTTCGGGACTCGGCCAAAGAGGTCTTGCGTGGCTCCATAAGCGAGCTGCTCGACTCCTATTTggggaacagcaacagctcctcGGCCACTAGTGGACTGCAAGATATATCCATCGATCTGCTCCAGTATCTGCTGTGTTGTCTCAACCAATACGTGACACCGAAGCTGCAGGGGCAATTTTTGATCAAATTACGTGAAGAGTTTCCGCGGCAGGCGGTGCCTTTGATTTTGGCGCCGTTCCTATACGGCTCAACGACGGCGGCGACCTCGAATCCAGTTGGGGCCAGCGCCAGCGAAACTGAtgcagaggctgaggcaacgacaacgacagagacggccagcagcatcagttcCGACACGGATGCTTTAAATGAGGTTGGAATTGAAGACATATATGACCATTTAAGCGAAATAATATTCACAAACCAG ggcaaaaataatattatggACACATCTTGGATTAATCTAATCCTTGAAATCGGTTACGAATTTACATCGAGCGTTGAAGAGTGTAAAAATCATCTGTGCTCTCGCGAAAGAGGAGAGCGCACCGAGCTTCAGCCAAAAGATGTTGCCAAAATTGTTGGTCTCATGTGCCGGCGGCACTCATCTTTGCTCGATTGTAATGTAAATCTACCGACACCAGCAAATTTCTGGccaggacagggacagggcggcggcagcaataGTAGCGGCTCATCCCAAGCCCAAGCCGCCACACCCCAGCAGGGACAGAACtcaagcagcaacagtaacaacaacgATGGAGCCAGCGATGCAGGGGGCAGCTCGTCCAGTGATAAGAAGGACAAGAAAGAGACGACAGATGCCACACAAACCTGGAAGCCAGATGTCTTTGTGCAGGCACTCAAGGAACTGGTGCCACAGCTCAACTGGAAGGACGTGTGCATGG AACTCGATCATCCCGAATTCGTGCTGAAGGATCGCATCGGATTGGATCTTCTGCTTACGATTGTGCGACTGGCCACACAGTCGAACATCTTTCCACATCCAGAATGCATTTATCGCCACTGGGCCAACACGGAGGGTCAGCTGTCGCTGATCTCGACGCTGCTCAAGAACCCCGACCTGTTCTCCTTTGCCGACTTTGTGTTCAGTCAGCCAACGCTGGATGTCCTGAAGACGGCACCGGATGCGGACAACAAAGAGATTACGACCTGGAAGTCACTGCACCTAGTCGAGGTGCTGCTCTCCATTGCGGACAAGGGCTACTACACGCAGGTCCATGAGCTGTTCAAGTTCCCTGCCCAGAATTGCCCAGACGTTCTGtttttggcgctgctgcaCATAAATCCACCACTGACGCCGCTGCGGCAGGACTTGTTCAATTTGTTGATTCCAACGTTCCTCAACAATCATCCCAACTCGAATGTGATCCTGGCCAGCGCCTGGAGCTCGACCAACTTCCCGCTGCGTCCGAACATTATGAACGCCATGTCCGAGTGGTATCTGCGCAGCAGCGACTTTGACCAGGTGAAACTGTCGCGCATTCTCGATCTCGCCCAGGACCTGAAGGCGCTCTCGTCGCTCCTCAATGCCCGCTCCTTTCTGTTCATTATCGATTTGGCCTGCCTGGCCTCCAGGCGGGAGTACTTGAAGCTGGAGAAATGGCTCACCGATAAGATCCGCGACCATGGCGAGCCCTTCATGCAGGCGATGATCAAGGTGCTGCTCCGGCGTTGCCCACAGGTGGCCAATGCCAAGGTGCCGGAGGAACAGATGCCACCGAAACAGGCTCAGCTGCTGCCCGAGACGGTGACGACGATGATCAATTGCCTCCAGACGTGCATCAACAATTGCATGCAGCCCGAGATGGTCGAAATGATCATGCAGATGACCGCCAATGTGGCCATTATGGCGAACAAGGCACgtgcccaacagcagcagcag caacaacaacaacaacagcagcagcagcaacaacaacagcaacctcctccaccgcctcTAGCGGAGGTGGATGCCGCCCAGGCCGCGGCCATGATGATGAAcgctgcaggaggaggctcGAACAACACATCGGGATCGGTTGCCTCACCCAGCCTGCCCATCGATCCCAGTCAGGTGTCCCTGCCACCGCCAGAGCCACGCTACTCGTACGTAGACGTCAATGTGACCAACTTCCAGCTcattgcccagcagctggtgctgccccCCAACATACCCTTCCTCCATGCCAATCCGGGCATCAAGCATATCGTCATCAATGCCGTGGAGCGGACCATCACAGATTGGCTGCAGCCCGTCGTGGATCGTAGCATTCGCATCGCCTGCGCCACCACAGAGCAGATCATTCGCAAGGACTTTGCCCTGGATGCGGATGAGAACCGCATGCGCACTGCTGCCCACCAAATGGTGCGCaatctggctgctggcatggCCATGATCACCGGCAAAGATGAGATCGCGCGTGCCATCAGCCAGAATCTGCACAAAGCCTTTGTGTCGGCGCTTACGGGAATGCCCAGCCTGTCGGAGATTCAGGCCGCCTCCATGCAGTTGGCCAGCGAGAATGTGGAACTGGTGTGCGCCTTCATCCAGAAGACATCGGCCGAGAAGGCAGCCCTCGAGATCGATCGGCGCCTTTCCACCGACATCGAGACGCGCAAGATAGCCCGCGAGGAGGGCAGTCGCTTCGTGGACGCCCAGATCCTGAGCTATCAGCAGGAGCGCCTGCCCGAAGCTGTGCGCATCAAGGTGGGCGCTGCTCCGGCCACTCTGTATGCGGTATACTCGGAGTTTGCCCGCACCATTCCGGGCTTCCAGCAGATGAGCGACAGAGACATTGCACTGTTCGCTCCCAAGCCGCAGGATCTGCCGCCGCCGAATGTGTTTGCcaacgacgacagcagcaTGGTGTATGCCGAAGTGGCCGCCAAGATGGAGGCCTTCATGAACACCGCCATCAATGTGCcgacgctgcagctgcaggccagCAAAATGCACATGCTGCTCAACGCACTGATGGCCACGCGTCGTCAGCGCGACCAGGAGTCTGCGTTCACTCTGCTGACCCGTGCCGTAGAGGGTCTCGCCGAGGGACTCGTCAACGTCCAGGACCACATGGAGCAGATGAAGCTCTACCGCGACATCCATCTGCGCATCCTCAGTCTGCTGCACAACAGCTTTGGGGCCCCCAACACCGAGCGAGCGGTGACCAAGTGCTTCTTCGAAATTCGCGAGGAAGTCCGCTTCAATGTGGAGGCCGCCCGTGCCCTGATCACTGCGCACTTTGTCAATCTCAATCAGTTCGATGGCATGCTGCGCGACTGCATGGACAATGGCAACAATTACATGGCCATCTCGTTCGGTATTGGTCTGATCGAGCGCCTCATTGTGGAGGATCGTGCGATTAACATTGTGTCCGACAACGAGTTCATGGCCACCGTCGAGCTGCTCGGCCGACTCACACAGCACCGTCACCGGTATCCCGAGTGCATTGTCAATGCCATTGATACCCTGTGGTCTGGCAACTTCAACTCCACCGCTGACTACAGTCCCTTCAATTCCAACGAGCGATCCCTGTCCGGAGCCTCCCACTACATCCACTCCGGCATGCATCACGTGAGG TCATGCGACACGGACGATCCGCCAGGCTTGCAGGAGAAGACCGAGTTCTTGCTGAAGGACTGGGTGGCCCTGTACGCACAGCAGACCCAACAAACGACACGCGATGCCCGAAACTTTGGGGCCTTTGTCCAGAAGATGAACACCTATGGAATACTGAAGACAGACGATCTGATTACGCGCTTCTTCCGCCAGGCGACGAACATCTGCACGGATGTGGTGTACCGCATGTTCGCGGACCCGAGCATGCCCATAAATCAGGCCAAGAACAAGATATTCCAGTGGATCGATGCGTTTGTGCATCTGATTGCGATGCTGGTGCGACACTCGGGCGAGCCGGGAAACCCCACGACGAAGATCAATCTGCTGAACAAGGTGCTGGGCATTGTGCTGGGCACACTGCTCAAGGACCACGAGATGCGTGGCGTCAGCTTTCAGCAGGTGGGCTACCATCGCTTCTTTATGATGCTCTTCATGGAGCTGTGCTCGGCCGATGTCAACCTGGACTCGCTGATGCACAGCATTGTGTCGGCCTTTGCCTACACGTACCACCTGCTCAGTCCCAGTGTGGCGCCCGGCTTCTGCTTTGCCTGGCTGGAGCTCATCTCACATCGCGTCTTCCTCGGCCGGATACTCGTTCAGATACCCGGCCAGAAGGGCTGGCTGCTCTACGCCACGCTGCTGCAGGATCTTTTCAAATATCTGGCCCCGTTCCTGCGCAACACGGAGCTGGGCAAGCCCGTGCAGCTGCTCTACAAGGGAACCCTGCGCGTTCTCCtagtgctgctgcatgactTCCCCGAGTTCCTGTGCGACTATCATTTCGGGTTCTGCGACACCATACCGCCCAACTGTGTTCAGATGCGCAACATCATACTGTCTGCGTTTCCGCGCAATATGCGCCTGCCCGACCCCTTCACGCCCAACCTCAAGGTGGACATGCTCTCGGACAGCAGCAACGCCCCCAAAGTGCTCAGCAGCTACATCGTGAACATCCAACCGCCGAACTTTAAGAAGGACCTCGACTCTTACCTCAAGGCACGCGCCCCAGTCACCTTCCTCTCGGAGCTGCGCGGCCATCTGCAGGTGACCACCGAGCCGGGCACCCGCTACAACATGACACTGATGAATGCTCTGGTCATGTATGTGGGCACACAAGCGATTGCACTCATTAG GAACAAAAACTTTGTGCCGAACACTTCCAACATTGCACACAGCGCGCACATGGATATCTTCCAGAATCTGGCCGTTGACCTGGACACGGAGGGTCGCTACCTGTTCCTCAATGCGATTGCCAATCAGTTGCGGTATCCCAACAGCCACACGCACTACTTTAGCTGTGCCGTCTTGCACCTGTTTGCCGAGGCAAACTCGGAGGCCATTCAGGAACAAATCACTCGAGTGCTGCTGGAGCGTTTGATTGTGAACCGCCCGCATCCGTGGGGACTGCTCATCACCTTCATCGAGCTGATCAAGAACCCCATCTACAAGTTCTGGGATCACGATTTTGTGCACTGTGCTCCGGAGATAACCAA ACTCTTCGAATCTGTGGCTCGCTCCTGCCTGGCCAAGTCGAATGTCACCCAGCAGCTGAACATGGCCGCCATCGATGGGGAGAGCCAGGAGGTGGCCAATATTAACTGA